Proteins co-encoded in one Lates calcarifer isolate ASB-BC8 linkage group LG17, TLL_Latcal_v3, whole genome shotgun sequence genomic window:
- the dynlt2b gene encoding dynein light chain Tctex-type protein 2B isoform X2, translated as MRLYQGTQMFKPAIVKECIREIVRERLSGMQYDPEEVPELSRSLADCIKDKVKNSGFERYKLVVQVVIGEQRGQGVKMSSRCLWDSDTDSYAEDVFMNDSLFCVVAVFGSYYY; from the exons ATGAGATTATACCAAGGCACTCAAAT GTTTAAGCCAGCCATTGTGAAGGAGTGCATTCGAGAAATTGTGAGGGAGCGACTGTCTGGGATGCAGTACGACCCGGAGGAGGTCCCAGAGCTGTCCCGTTCACTGGCAGACTGCattaaagacaaagtgaaaa ACTCAGGATTTGAGAGATATAAACTTGTCGTGCAGGTGGTCATTGGAGAACAACGGGGACAGGGAGTCAA GATGTCTTCCAGGTGTTTGTGGGATTCTGACACTGACAGCTATGCAGAAGATGTTTTCATGAAC GACAGCTTATTCTGTGTGGTGGCAGTTTTCGGAAGCTATTATTACTGA
- the dynlt2b gene encoding dynein light chain Tctex-type protein 2B isoform X1, translating to MEGSDTYLIRPNHQHKFKPAIVKECIREIVRERLSGMQYDPEEVPELSRSLADCIKDKVKNSGFERYKLVVQVVIGEQRGQGVKMSSRCLWDSDTDSYAEDVFMNDSLFCVVAVFGSYYY from the exons ATGGAGGGGTCTGATACATACCTCATACGACCTAATCATCAGCACAA GTTTAAGCCAGCCATTGTGAAGGAGTGCATTCGAGAAATTGTGAGGGAGCGACTGTCTGGGATGCAGTACGACCCGGAGGAGGTCCCAGAGCTGTCCCGTTCACTGGCAGACTGCattaaagacaaagtgaaaa ACTCAGGATTTGAGAGATATAAACTTGTCGTGCAGGTGGTCATTGGAGAACAACGGGGACAGGGAGTCAA GATGTCTTCCAGGTGTTTGTGGGATTCTGACACTGACAGCTATGCAGAAGATGTTTTCATGAAC GACAGCTTATTCTGTGTGGTGGCAGTTTTCGGAAGCTATTATTACTGA
- the nmur1a gene encoding neuromedin-U receptor 1, which yields MSTYNWSFDLLSEKIVWLCPPGVMCTNLTPGLNVSHINLDNRCLPYAEKDSLEKYLGPRRSPVFLPVCLIYLIVFMVGVVGNVLTCTVIARNKVMWTPTNYYLFSLAVSDLLVLLLGMPLELYELWQNYPFLLGKGGCYFKTFLFETVCLASILNVTALSVERYIAVVHPLRAKYVVTRTHAKRVILTVWGVSVMCAIPNTSLHGITILDSCSTGPDGVLNREIPDSAVCTLVKPRWVYNLTIQVTTLLFFILPMLTISALYMLIGLQLKREKMHQALEAKSGFGQDSFCNIRTQQQKARRRQVTKMLFVLVVVFGICWAPFHTDRLMWSFISDWTDNHIEIFGYVHIISGVFFYLSSAVNPILYNLMSTRFREMFKEVMCHRSHHITPRKYSLSVTRVTLRSTLSDAPLSNGAAVIEAEVEEEREVRMKDETTFPTSGVCQGLSVGQHGV from the exons ATGTCAACTTACAACTGGTCCTTTGATCTATTGAGTGAAAAAATTGTCTGGCTTTGTCCTCCAGGGGTAATGTGTACCAATCTGACCCCTGGCCTGAATGTCAGCCACATCAATCTGGATAATAGATGTTTGCCATACGCTGAGAAAGACAGCCTGGAAAAATATCTGGGTCCTCGTCGATCACCTGTGTTCCTCCCCGTCTGCCTCATCTACCTGATCGTCTTTATGGTAGGCGTGGTGGGGAATGTGCTGACGTGTACTGTCATTGCACGCAACAAGGTGATGTGGACACCAACAAACTACTACCTGTTCAGCCTGGCAGTGTCAGACCTGCTGGTGCTTTTGCTCGGCATGCCGCTGGAGCTGTACGAGCTGTGGCAGAACTACCCCTTTCTCCTGGGGAAGGGAGGTTGCTACTTTAAAACCTTCCTGTTTGAGACTGTCTGCTTGGCGTCCATCCTCAACGTGACAGCGCTGAGTGTTGAACGTTACATTGCCGTGGTGCACCCACTGAGAGCAAAGTATGTTGTGACACGCACCCACGCCAAACGGGTCATCCTTACAGTGTGGGGTGTGTCGGTGATGTGCGCTATTCCCAACACAAGTCTACATGGGATCACCATCCTTGACAGTTGCTCCACAGGCCCTGATGGGGTCCTAAACAGGGAGATCCCTGACTCGGCAGTGTGTACGCTGGTGAAACCACGCTGGGTGTACAACCTGACCATCCAGGTGACCACTTTGCTGTTCTTCATTCTGCCCATGCTCACCATCAGTGCCCTCTACATGCTGATTGGGCTGCAGCTGAAGCGCGAGAAGATGCATCAGGCGCTGGAGGCAAAGTCGGGATTTGGACAGGACAGCTTCTGTAACATCCGCACACAACAGCAGAAGGCACGTCGCCGGCAGGTCACTAAAATGTTGT TCGTTTTAGTGGTGGTTTTTGGGATCTGCTGGGCCCCGTTTCACACCGACCGCCTCATGTGGAGTTTCATCAGCGACTGGACCGACAACCATATAGAAATTTTCGGGTATGTGCACATCATCTCCGGAGTGTTTTTCTACCTCAGCTCAGCGGTCAACCCGATCCTGTACAACCTCATGTCCACACGCTTCAGGGAAATGTTCAAGGAGGTCATGTGCCATCGGTCACATCACATTACTCCAAGAAAATACTCGCTTAGCGTCACACGAGTAACGCTCCGCAGCACTCTGAGTGATGCGCCGCTCAGCAATGGAGCCGCTGTCATCGAGGCTGAGgtagaagaagaaagggaagtGAGGATGAAGGATGAGACCACCTTTCCAACTTCAGGGGTTTGTCAAGGTTTGTCGGTAGGGCAGCATGGTGTTTAA